The following coding sequences lie in one Changpingibacter yushuensis genomic window:
- the cas5e gene encoding type I-E CRISPR-associated protein Cas5/CasD, whose translation MAESLYLRLAGPLQSWAGPRVTGNVVRTEARPTRSGLEGLLAAAMGWRRGEWEEWIRDTSISVRSDRLGNRVDEFQTINPRDEDLEYQERAYLLMTGRRWSKRANFTPDGQNKTSIVNRTYIADAVFLVEVSDGTRLEQIKSALRKPQFTSYLGRKAFAPTFPFFLGVGPEGALKDLPTVKQTARAVQLSNDYFDALAGPERPQLRIDHLGCTGTHSPEFVNVEALPQNDWIKLISDTFDRT comes from the coding sequence ATGGCTGAGTCTCTCTATCTCAGATTGGCTGGCCCACTTCAATCATGGGCTGGCCCTAGAGTCACTGGAAACGTGGTGAGAACTGAGGCACGACCTACGAGGAGTGGACTGGAAGGTCTGCTGGCGGCGGCAATGGGATGGCGTCGTGGCGAGTGGGAAGAATGGATCCGGGATACGAGCATCTCAGTGCGTTCCGATCGTCTCGGAAATCGTGTTGACGAGTTTCAGACGATCAATCCCCGCGACGAGGATCTCGAGTACCAAGAACGCGCCTATCTGCTAATGACAGGAAGGAGGTGGAGCAAGAGAGCGAACTTCACGCCTGATGGCCAGAACAAGACGTCAATCGTGAACCGCACATATATTGCCGATGCCGTTTTTCTCGTGGAAGTCTCAGATGGAACAAGACTCGAGCAAATCAAAAGCGCATTGAGAAAGCCACAGTTCACTTCCTATTTAGGCCGGAAGGCATTTGCACCCACCTTTCCCTTCTTCTTGGGGGTAGGCCCGGAAGGAGCGCTCAAGGACCTTCCAACTGTCAAACAGACGGCCAGAGCAGTCCAGCTCTCCAACGACTACTTCGATGCGTTAGCTGGCCCCGAACGCCCACAGCTGAGAATCGACCATCTCGGCTGCACGGGAACGCACTCCCCTGAGTTCGTGAATGTGGAAGCGTTACCACAAAATGATTGGATCAAGTTGATCTCGGATACATTCGACCGCACGTGA
- the ilvC gene encoding ketol-acid reductoisomerase, with product MAEIFYDDDADLSLIQSKRVAIIGYGSQGHAHALNLRDSGVEVVVGLREGSSSIEKAQEQGLEVKSVGDAVKDADVVMILAPDQSQRTIWANDIEPNLKDDAAIFFAHGFNIHFGYIKPAAGHDICMVAPKGPGHTVRRQYEEGRGVPVLACVEQDASGKAFDLALSYAKGIGGTRAGAIKTTFREETETDLFGEQAVLCGGVSQLITYGFETLTEAGYQPEMAYFEVCHEMKLIVDLINEGGLTKQRWSCSDTAEYGDYISGPRVVTPDVKENMKGVLADIQSGAFAKRFIDDQDAGAPEFKKLRAEHAEAPIEKTGQEIRKMFSWNTGVDADYHEGQAQR from the coding sequence GTGGCAGAGATTTTTTACGACGACGACGCAGACCTTTCGCTGATCCAGTCCAAGCGCGTTGCGATCATTGGGTATGGCTCACAGGGGCACGCCCATGCGCTCAACCTTCGCGACTCAGGCGTTGAGGTTGTTGTTGGCTTGCGTGAGGGCTCGTCATCCATCGAGAAGGCACAGGAGCAGGGCCTCGAGGTCAAGTCTGTTGGGGACGCGGTCAAGGATGCCGACGTAGTGATGATTCTGGCGCCTGATCAGTCGCAGCGCACCATCTGGGCGAACGATATTGAGCCTAACCTCAAGGATGACGCCGCGATCTTCTTCGCACACGGCTTCAACATCCACTTTGGCTACATCAAGCCTGCTGCTGGCCATGACATCTGCATGGTTGCTCCCAAGGGCCCGGGCCACACAGTTCGCCGCCAGTACGAAGAGGGACGCGGCGTGCCGGTCCTAGCGTGCGTGGAGCAGGATGCTTCAGGCAAGGCCTTTGATCTGGCACTTTCCTACGCCAAGGGAATCGGCGGCACTCGCGCAGGCGCAATCAAGACCACGTTCCGCGAGGAAACTGAGACGGACCTGTTCGGCGAACAAGCAGTGCTCTGTGGCGGCGTTTCCCAACTCATCACCTACGGTTTTGAGACTCTGACCGAAGCTGGCTACCAGCCTGAAATGGCCTACTTCGAGGTGTGCCATGAGATGAAGCTCATCGTTGACCTCATCAATGAGGGTGGCCTCACAAAGCAGCGCTGGTCGTGCTCGGATACCGCTGAATACGGCGACTACATCTCTGGCCCGCGCGTGGTAACCCCGGATGTCAAGGAGAACATGAAGGGCGTTCTGGCCGATATCCAGAGCGGTGCGTTCGCCAAGCGCTTCATCGACGATCAAGATGCGGGCGCACCGGAGTTCAAGAAGCTCCGCGCCGAGCATGCCGAAGCTCCAATCGAGAAGACTGGTCAGGAAATCCGCAAGATGTTCTCGTGGAACACGGGCGTCGACGCCGATTACCACGAGGGTCAGGCTCAGCGCTGA